In Corynebacterium nuruki S6-4, the following proteins share a genomic window:
- the guaA gene encoding glutamine-hydrolyzing GMP synthase: MTHPQNPSSPGNPRPVLVVDFGAQYAQLIARRVREARIYSEVVPHTMSAEEVAAKNPAALILSGGPSSVYADGAPALQPGLLDLGVPVFGICYGFQAMTDALGGTVSQTGDREYGRTDVTVDGGALHSGFESTHKVWMSHGDAVSEAPAGFTVTAHSAGAPVAAFECPEKHMAGVQYHPEVLHSPHGQEVLTRFLYDIAGLEPTWTAGNIAEQLIDAVREQVGPEGRAICGLSGGVDSAVAAAIVQRAIGDRLTCVFVDHGLLRQGEREQVEHDFVAATGAKLVTVDEREAFLSKLAGVTDPEAKRKAIGAEFIRSFERAVAGVLADAPEGASVDFLVQGTLYPDVVESGGGSGTANIKSHHNVGGLPDDVEFTLVEPLRLLFKDEVRAVGRELGLPEIIVNRQPFPGPGLGIRIIGEVTAERLEILRSADAIAREELTAAGLDDTIWQCPVVLLADVHSVGVQGDHRTYGHPIVLRPVTSEDAMTADWTRVPYEALETISTRITNEVAEVNRVVLDVTSKPPGTIEWE; this comes from the coding sequence GTGACGCACCCACAGAATCCCAGCAGCCCGGGTAATCCGCGCCCGGTCCTCGTGGTGGATTTCGGGGCCCAGTACGCGCAGCTCATCGCCCGACGCGTCCGCGAGGCCCGGATCTACTCCGAGGTTGTCCCGCACACGATGTCCGCCGAGGAGGTCGCCGCGAAGAATCCGGCGGCGCTGATCCTCTCCGGTGGTCCCTCCTCCGTCTACGCCGACGGCGCCCCGGCCCTGCAGCCGGGTCTGCTGGACCTCGGCGTGCCCGTCTTCGGTATCTGCTACGGCTTCCAGGCCATGACGGACGCCCTCGGCGGCACCGTCTCGCAGACCGGTGACCGTGAGTACGGCCGGACCGACGTCACCGTGGACGGCGGTGCACTGCACTCCGGCTTCGAGTCGACCCACAAGGTCTGGATGAGCCACGGGGACGCCGTCTCCGAGGCCCCGGCCGGCTTCACCGTCACCGCGCACTCCGCCGGTGCCCCGGTGGCCGCCTTCGAGTGCCCGGAGAAGCACATGGCCGGCGTGCAGTACCACCCCGAGGTGCTGCACTCCCCGCACGGTCAGGAGGTGCTGACCCGCTTCCTGTACGACATCGCCGGTCTGGAACCGACCTGGACCGCCGGAAACATCGCCGAGCAGCTCATCGACGCCGTCCGTGAGCAGGTCGGCCCCGAGGGACGTGCGATCTGCGGCCTGTCCGGCGGCGTGGATTCCGCCGTCGCGGCCGCCATCGTGCAGCGTGCCATCGGCGACCGGCTGACCTGTGTCTTCGTCGATCACGGCCTGCTGCGGCAGGGTGAGCGCGAGCAGGTCGAGCATGACTTCGTCGCCGCCACCGGTGCGAAGCTGGTGACCGTCGACGAGCGGGAGGCCTTCCTGTCCAAGCTCGCCGGGGTGACCGATCCGGAGGCCAAGCGCAAGGCCATCGGTGCAGAGTTCATCCGCTCCTTCGAGCGTGCCGTCGCCGGTGTGCTGGCGGACGCCCCGGAGGGTGCCAGCGTCGACTTCCTCGTCCAGGGCACCCTGTACCCGGACGTGGTGGAGTCCGGCGGCGGTTCCGGTACCGCGAACATCAAGAGCCACCACAATGTCGGCGGCCTGCCGGACGATGTGGAGTTCACTCTCGTCGAGCCGCTGCGTCTGCTGTTCAAGGACGAGGTCCGTGCCGTGGGCCGGGAGCTCGGTCTGCCCGAGATCATCGTCAACCGGCAGCCCTTCCCGGGGCCCGGTCTGGGCATCCGCATCATCGGTGAGGTCACCGCGGAGCGGCTGGAGATCCTGCGCAGCGCGGACGCCATCGCCCGTGAGGAGCTCACCGCCGCCGGCCTGGACGACACGATCTGGCAGTGCCCGGTCGTGCTGCTCGCCGACGTGCACTCGGTCGGTGTCCAGGGCGACCACCGCACCTACGGTCATCCGATCGTGCTGCGTCCGGTCACCAGTGAGGACGCGATGACCGCCGACTGGACCCGGGTGCCCTATGAGGCGCTGGAGACGATCTCCACCCGGATCACCAACGAGGTCGCGGAGGTCAACCGTGTGGTGCTCGACGTGACCAGCAAGCCGCCGGGAACCATCGAGTGGGAGTGA
- a CDS encoding amino acid transporter, translating to MQHAQGASPMRLDAFTAQNPRPLRTPAKDDRHPWWQVLCLSGVDYFSTLGYQPGIAVAAAGALAPVATVILVLVTLCGAVPVYRRIARESPDGLGSVGMLARMVTGWKGKLLILVLLGFAACDFLITISLSASDAAAHLLSSSSDPWIIPVTLALLALLAVVFFRGFAEAVRVSVVLVTAYLGLTTVVVVRGLWRIVTEGGHVADWTASLSAAHSSPWAMVAVAVIVFPKLALGMSGFETGVSVMPLIRGDRGTRIRHGRRLILTSAVVMSGFLVASSLCVTMLVPGDALAEGGPANGRALAWLAHEEFGDLFGNVYDTATIAVLWFAGASAMAGLLALIPKYLPVYGMAPEWARRSRPMVAVLTVLAVVLVLVFRADVDAQSGAYATGVLVLLTSGAVAVTVSAARAGQRRRRILFLVVTAVLGYTTVANVVERPEGVKVAAWFIVGILLVSVVSRTRRSLELRDTGIRYDRAAENILHAAVAGTGELRLAPYAGGTDGEYGRVDRRIRQTNRLVDDRPLVFLEIVVRDPSDFASPLEVTGRSVDGVPVLQVAATAVPNAVAALALDIRDFTGVVPDIYFSWEAASPVREMLRFLAVGRGENAAVTREILRRVEPEAGRCPRVHVG from the coding sequence ATGCAGCATGCACAGGGCGCGTCACCGATGCGCCTGGACGCCTTCACGGCACAGAACCCCCGACCGCTCCGCACCCCGGCGAAGGACGACCGTCACCCCTGGTGGCAGGTCCTCTGCCTGTCCGGGGTCGACTACTTCTCCACCCTCGGCTACCAGCCGGGCATCGCCGTCGCCGCGGCCGGCGCCCTGGCGCCGGTGGCCACCGTCATCCTCGTCCTCGTCACCCTCTGTGGGGCGGTGCCGGTGTACCGCCGGATCGCCCGGGAATCGCCGGACGGGCTCGGGTCGGTGGGCATGCTCGCCCGGATGGTGACGGGCTGGAAGGGCAAGCTGCTCATCCTCGTCCTCCTCGGCTTCGCCGCCTGCGATTTCCTCATCACCATCTCCCTGTCCGCCTCGGACGCCGCCGCCCACCTGCTGAGCAGTTCCTCGGACCCGTGGATCATCCCGGTGACCCTGGCGCTGCTGGCGCTGCTGGCGGTGGTCTTCTTCCGCGGCTTCGCCGAGGCCGTCCGGGTCTCCGTCGTCCTGGTCACCGCCTATCTCGGACTGACCACGGTCGTCGTCGTGCGCGGCCTGTGGCGGATCGTCACCGAGGGCGGCCACGTCGCCGACTGGACGGCCTCCCTGTCGGCGGCGCATTCCTCGCCGTGGGCGATGGTCGCCGTCGCGGTCATCGTCTTCCCGAAACTCGCCCTCGGCATGTCCGGCTTCGAGACCGGGGTGTCGGTGATGCCGTTGATCCGTGGCGACCGCGGGACCCGGATCCGCCACGGCCGTCGCCTCATCCTCACCAGTGCGGTGGTGATGAGCGGCTTCCTCGTGGCGTCCTCGCTGTGTGTGACGATGCTCGTGCCCGGCGACGCTCTGGCGGAGGGCGGTCCGGCGAACGGTCGCGCGCTGGCCTGGCTCGCCCACGAGGAGTTCGGTGACCTGTTCGGCAACGTCTACGACACGGCGACCATCGCCGTCCTGTGGTTCGCCGGCGCTTCGGCGATGGCGGGGCTGCTCGCCCTGATCCCGAAATACCTGCCGGTCTACGGGATGGCCCCGGAGTGGGCGCGCCGGTCCCGGCCGATGGTGGCGGTGCTCACCGTGCTCGCCGTCGTGCTGGTGCTCGTCTTCCGGGCGGACGTGGACGCCCAGTCCGGTGCCTATGCCACGGGCGTCCTCGTCCTGCTGACCTCCGGTGCGGTGGCGGTGACCGTGTCGGCGGCCCGGGCCGGGCAGCGCCGCCGTCGCATCCTGTTCCTCGTGGTGACCGCCGTGCTCGGGTACACGACGGTGGCCAACGTGGTGGAGCGCCCGGAGGGTGTGAAGGTCGCCGCGTGGTTCATCGTCGGGATCCTGCTGGTCTCCGTGGTGTCGCGGACGCGCCGCTCGCTGGAACTGCGGGACACCGGGATTCGCTATGACCGGGCGGCGGAGAACATCCTGCACGCCGCCGTCGCCGGGACCGGGGAGCTGCGGCTCGCCCCGTACGCCGGCGGCACCGACGGAGAGTACGGCCGGGTCGACCGCCGGATCCGGCAGACCAACCGGCTCGTCGACGACCGTCCGCTGGTCTTCCTGGAGATCGTCGTCCGTGACCCCAGTGACTTCGCCAGCCCGCTGGAGGTCACCGGTCGGTCCGTCGACGGCGTCCCGGTGCTGCAGGTCGCGGCGACGGCGGTGCCCAACGCCGTCGCCGCGCTCGCCCTCGACATCCGGGACTTCACCGGGGTGGTGCCGGACATCTACTTCTCCTGGGAGGCGGCATCGCCGGTCCGTGAGATGCTGCGGTTCCTGGCCGTGGGGAGGGGGGAGAATGCGGCGGTGACCCGCGAGATCCTCCGCCGGGTCGAACCGGAGGCGGGACGCTGTCCGCGGGTGCACGTCGGGTAG
- a CDS encoding GuaB3 family IMP dehydrogenase-related protein, whose amino-acid sequence MQDQVSIGMGRTARRVFGLDQVDIVPSRRTRSSHDVDTTWKIDAYRFAIPVMTHPSDAVVTPELAVEFGKLGGLPVINAEGLWGRQADLEGALAKVRAAAGGDDPLGVPAPGFAAQRVLQELHAAPVDHGLLAERIAEVRDSGVTFGVRVSPQNARALAPELIKGGLDLLVIQGTLISAQHVYSDGEPLDLREFVGSLDAPVIAGGVVDYTTAMHLMRTGVAGVIVGAGTTTNTTTLGIDVPMATAVADAAAARLDYLDETGGRYVHVIADSELSSSGDVAKAIACGADAVSLGAPLAVAENSGGRGYFWPAVAAHPKLPRGEVDAVAGAYGTLTRDAVPLEKLLFGPTDNPYGEENLVGGLKRSMAKCGYTDLKSFQKAPLVVR is encoded by the coding sequence ATGCAGGATCAGGTCAGTATCGGCATGGGCCGGACGGCCCGGCGGGTCTTCGGACTCGACCAGGTCGACATCGTGCCCTCCCGCCGGACCCGTTCGTCCCACGACGTGGACACCACCTGGAAGATCGACGCCTACCGCTTCGCCATCCCGGTGATGACCCACCCGTCGGACGCCGTGGTCACCCCGGAACTCGCCGTGGAGTTCGGGAAGCTCGGCGGTCTGCCGGTCATCAACGCCGAGGGTCTGTGGGGCCGGCAGGCGGACCTCGAGGGTGCCCTGGCGAAGGTCCGGGCCGCCGCGGGCGGGGATGACCCGCTGGGCGTGCCGGCCCCCGGCTTCGCGGCCCAGCGGGTGCTCCAGGAGCTGCACGCGGCCCCGGTCGACCACGGGCTGCTCGCCGAACGCATCGCCGAGGTCCGGGACTCCGGTGTCACCTTCGGTGTCCGCGTCTCCCCGCAGAACGCCCGGGCCCTCGCCCCGGAGCTCATCAAGGGCGGTCTCGACCTGCTGGTCATCCAGGGCACCCTGATCTCCGCCCAGCACGTCTACTCCGACGGTGAGCCGCTGGACCTGCGGGAGTTCGTCGGTTCACTGGACGCCCCGGTCATCGCCGGCGGTGTGGTGGACTACACGACCGCCATGCACCTGATGCGGACCGGCGTCGCCGGGGTGATCGTCGGTGCGGGCACGACGACGAACACGACGACACTGGGCATCGACGTCCCGATGGCCACCGCCGTCGCGGACGCCGCCGCGGCACGGCTCGACTATCTCGACGAGACCGGCGGCCGCTACGTCCACGTCATCGCCGACTCCGAACTGTCGTCGTCCGGCGACGTCGCCAAGGCCATCGCCTGCGGTGCGGACGCCGTCTCCCTCGGCGCCCCGCTCGCCGTCGCGGAGAACTCGGGCGGCCGGGGCTACTTCTGGCCCGCGGTCGCCGCCCACCCCAAGCTGCCCCGGGGTGAGGTGGACGCCGTCGCCGGCGCCTACGGCACCCTGACCCGGGACGCCGTCCCGCTGGAGAAACTGCTGTTCGGGCCCACCGACAACCCCTACGGCGAGGAGAACCTCGTCGGCGGGCTGAAGCGGTCGATGGCCAAGTGCGGCTACACGGACCTGAAGAGTTTCCAGAAGGCTCCGCTGGTCGTGCGCTGA